GTTGCCGAACGGCGAGTTGTTGATGAGGTCCAGGGCCTCCTCGTAGGTCTCCGTGCGCAGCACGCACAGCACCGGGCCGAAGATCTCGTCCTGGTAGGCCTTGGCGGACGTCGGGACCTTGTCGAGCAGGGAGATGCCGATCCAGTGGCCGTCCTCGAAGCCGTCGACGGTGTAGCCGGTGCCGTCCAGGACGACCTCGCAGCCCTCGGCCGCCGCGCCCTCGACGTAGGAGGCCACCTTGTCGCGGTGGACCTTCGTGATCAGCGGGCCCATCTCCGACGTCGGGTCGTCGCCGGGGCCGATCTTGATCTTCTCGGCGCGCTCGCGGATCCTCTCCACCAGTTCGTCGCCGATCGCGCCGACCGCGACGACCGCGGAGATGGCCATGCAGCGCTCGCCCGCGGAGCCGTAGGCCGCGCTCACCGCCGCGTCGGCGGCCGCGTCCAGGTCGGCGTCCGGCAGGACCAGCATGTGGTTCTTGGCGCCGCCGAGCGCCTGGACGCGCTTGCCGTTGGCGGAGGCGGTGGTGTGGATGTAGCGGGCGATCGGGGTCGAGCCGACGAACGAGACGGCCTTGACGTCCGGGTGCTCCAGGAGGCGGTCGACGGCCACCTTGTCGCCGTGGACGACGTTGAAGACGCCGTCCGGCAGACCGGCCTCCGCCAGCAGTTCGGCGAGCTTGACGGACGCCGACGGGTCCTTCTCCGACGGCTTCAGCACGAACGTGTTGCCGCACGCGATGGCGATGGGGAACATCCACATCGGCACCATCGCCGGGAAGTTGAACGGCGTGATGCCCGCGACGACGCCGAGCGGCTGGCGGATCGACGAGACGTCGACGCGGCTCGCGACCTGCGTGGACAGCTCGCCCTTCAGCTGCACGTTGATGCCGCAGGCCAGGTCGACGATCTCCAGGCCGCGGGCGACCTCGCCGAGGGCGTCGGAGTGGACCTTGCCGTGCTCGGCGGTGATCAGCTCCGCGATCTCGTCGCGGTGGGCGTCGAGCAGCGCCCGGAACTTGAAGAGGATGGACGTGCGCTGCGCCAGGGAGGACTGGCCCCAGGTCGCGAAGGCCTCCTTGGCTGCGGCGACCGCCGCGTCCACCTCGTCGACCGAGGCGAACGCGACCTTCGTCGTGACCTCGCCGGTCGCCGGGTTGGTCACCGGCCCGTGCGTGCCCGAGGCGCCTTCGACGGTCTTGCCGCCGATCCAGTGGTTGACGATCTTCGTCATGGCCGGGAACTCCTTCACAGATGGCGGCGTCGGGTGGAGACGTGCCGTTCGTACAGCTCACGTGCCTTGACCGCGGACGGTCGTGTCGCGGTCTCGGCCACGGGTACATCCCACCAGGCCTGCGCCGGGGGCGCGCCCGACACTGTGTCTGCCGTTTGGGTCTCCACGTAGACACATGTGGGAGTGTCGGCGGCCCGGGCCTCGGCGAGGGCCTCCCGCAGGTCCCGCACGGTCTTGGCGCGCAGTACGCGCATGCCGAGGCTGGCCGCGTTGGCGGCGAGGTCCACGGGCAGCGGCGGGCCGGTGAACGTGCCGTCCTCGGACGGGTAGCGGTACGCCGTGCCGAAGCGCTCGCCGCCGACCGACTCGGACAGGCCGCCGATCGAGGCGTAGCCGTGGTTCTGGATGATCAGGACCTTGATCGCGACGCCCTCCTGCACGGCCGTGACGATCTCCGTCGGCATCATCAGGTACGTGCCGTCGCCGACCAGCGCCCACACGGGCCGGTCCGGGGCGGCCAGCTTCACGCCGATCGCGGCCGGGATCTCGTAGCCCATGCAGGAGTAGCCGTACTCCAGGTGGTACTGGTCGCGGGACCGGGTCCGCCACAGTTTGTGCAGGTCGCCGGGGAGGGAGCCGGCCGCGTTGATGAGGATGTCCGACTCGTCGACGAGTTCGTCCAGGGCGCCGAGGACCTGCGGCTGGGTCGGGCGGATGTCGGGCTCGTCCACCTCGTAGCAGGCGTCGACGCGCTGCTCCCAGCGTTCCTTGTCCTCGGTGTACTCGGTGGCGTAGGTGCCGGCGACCCGGTGCGCGTGCAGGCGCAGGGCGTCGGTGAGCTCCTGAAGGCCGCTGCGGGCGTCCGCGATCAGGGCCTGCCCGGCGAGCTTGTGGCCGTCGAAGGGGGCGATGTTGAGGTTCAGGAACCGGACGCCGGGGTTGGCGAAGAGGGTGCCGGAGGCGGTGGTGAAGTCGGTGTAGCGGGTGCCGACGCCGATCACCAGGTCGGCCGTGCGGGCCAGTTCGTCCGCCGTGGCCGTGCCGGTGTGGCCGATGCCGCCGACGTCCTGGGGGTGGTCGTGGCGCAGGGAGCCCTTGCCGGCCTGGGTGGAGGCGACCGGGATGCCGGTGGTCTCGGCGAACTCGGCGAGCGCCTCCTCGGCGCGGCTGTGGTGGACGCCGCCGCCCGCGACCACCAGGGGCCGCTCGGCCGCCCGGATCGTCCGCACGGCCTCGGCCAGTTCCGCCGGGTCGGCACCGGGGCGCCGGACGGTCCACACCCGCTCGGCGAAGAACTCCTCGGGCCAGTCGTACGCCTCCGCCTGCACGTCCTGCGGCAGGGCGAGGGTGACGGCGCCGGTCTCGACGGGGTCGGTGAGCACGCGCATCGCGTTCAGCGCCGAGGGGATCAGCGCCTCGGGGCGGGTGATCCGGTCGAAGTACCTCGACACCGGGCGCAGGCAGTCGTTGACCGACACGTCGCCGGCGTACGGCACTTCGAGCTGCTGCAGGACCGGGTCGGCGGGGCGGGTGGCGAAGATGTCGCCGGGCAGGAGCAGCACCGGCAGGTGGTTGATGGTGGCGAGGGCGGCGCCGGTGACGAGGTTGGTGGCGCCCGGGCCGATGGAGGTCGTCACCGCGTGGGTGGAGAGGCGGTTGGACTGGCGGGCGTAGCCGACCGCGGCGTGCACCATGGCCTGTTCGTTGCGGCCCTGGTGGTACGGCATCTCCTCGGCGTGCTCCAGCAGCGCCTGGCCGAGGCCGGCGACGTTGCCGTGGCCGAAGATGCCCCAGGTGGCGCCGATGAGCCGCTGCCGTACGCCGTCGCGCTCGGTGTACTGGGCGGCGAGGAAGCGGACCAGCGCTTGTGCGACGGTCAGGCGGGTGGTCATCGGTACCCCTCCGTGTGGTCCGGGTGGAAGCAGATCCGCCACTCCCTCGTCTCCCCCGGACCGGCCATGACGTTCAGGTAGTACATGTCGTGGCCGGGCTGGGCGATCGACGGGCCGTGCCAGCCGTCGGGGACGAGGACGGCATCGCCGGAGCGGACCTCCGTTAGGACGTCGGACCCGCCCTCACGCGAGGGGAATACGCGCTGGTAGCCGAAACCGTTCGGGCCGTCGATCTCGAAGTAGTAGATCTCCTCCAGCTCCGACTCCTCGCCGGGCCGGTGCTCGTCGTGCTTGTGGGGCGGGTACGAGGACCAGTTGCCGCCGGGTGTGATCACCTCGACCGCGATGAGCTTGTCGCAGTCGAAGGCGTCGGCCGAGGCGAAGTTGCGGACGCGGCGCAGGCAGGTGCCGCTGCCGCGTTCCTCGACGGGGACCTCCGGCGCGGGGCCGTAGCGGGCGGGGAGTTGTCGCTCGCACTTCGCTCCTGCCAAAGCAAAGCGGCCTCCCGCGCCGGAGGCGATCTGGACCCGGGCGTCACGGGGCGCGTACGCGAAGTCGGTGACCGACGCGAACACGTTCTCCCGGCCCGAGAGGGTGAACTCTTCGTCCTCGACGCGCACGGTGCACGCGCCGGACAGGGGCAGCACGATCCACTCGCTGTCCCCGGTGGTGAAGGTGTGCGTGCCGCGGGGCGTCAGCTCCACGATCCGCAGACTGCTGTGCGTCCAGCCGGCCCGCTTGGGGTCGATGTCCAGGACGTAGTTCACGTCGGAGGTGGTGCCCTTGGGGACGTACAGCTCACTGGTCATGAAGCGGCCCTCACAGCAGTCCTACGGCGGTGTCCACGGCGGCGGCCACGTCGCCGTCCGCCGGGTACAGCAGGGAGCGGCCGACCACCAGCCCGCGCACGGTGGGCAGTTGCAGGGCGCCGCGCCACTTCTCGTACGCCCCGGCTTGCTCCTCGGCGGAGCCCCCGACCTCGCCGCCCAGCAGGACGGCGGGCAGTGTGGAGGCCGCCATGACCTCGGCCATGTCGTCGGGGTTGTCGGTGACCGGCACCTTCAGCCAGGTGTAGGCGGAGCTGCCGCCGAGGCCCGAGGCGATGGCGATCGACCGGGTGACGGCCTCGGCGGACAGGTCGTTGCGCAGCCGGCCCGTCTCGTCGCGGCGGCTGATGAACGGCTCGACGAAGACGGGGAGCTTGCGGGCCGCCATCGCGTCGACGGCCCGGGCGGTGGACTCCAGGGTGGTGAGCGAGCCCGGGTCGTCGTAGTCGATGCGCAGCAGCAGCTTGCCCGCGTCGAAGCCGAGGCGCTCGATGTCCTCGGGGCGGTGGCCGGTGAAGCGGTCGTCGAGTTCGAAGCGGGCGCCCTGGAGGCCGCCGCGGTTCATCGAGCCCATGACGACCTTGCCGTCGAGCGCGCCGAGCAGCAGCAGGTCGTCGAGGATGTCGGCGGTGGCGAGGACGCCGTCCACACCCGGGCGGGACAGGGCCAGGCAGAGCCGTTCGAGGAGGTCGGCGCGGTTGGCCATGGCCATGCTGCGGCCGCCGACGCCGAGGGCGCCGCGGGCCGGGTGGTCGGCGGCGACGATCATCAGCCGGCCGGTGTCGTTCAGCAGCGGGCGCCGGGTGCGGCGGGCGGCGGCCTCGGCGATCGCCTCCGGGCGGTGGCTGCGCAGCCGGACGAGTTCACAGACGTCGACGCTCACTGGACGACCCCCGCGGTGACGGCCGCCTCGATCTCGTCCGGCGTGGGCATCGCCGAGGAGCACTCCAGGCGGGAGGCCACGATGGCGCCGGCGGCGTTGGCGTGCCGCATGGTCTTCTCCAGGTCCCAGCCGGCCAGCAGGCCGTGGACGAGACAGCCGCCGAAGGCGTCCCCGGCGCCGAGGCCGTTGAGGACGTTCACCGGCAGCGGCGGGACCTCGGCGCTCTCGCCGCGGCTGTTGACGGCCAGCACGCCCTTGGGGCCCTGCTTGACCACGGCCAGTTCGACACCGGCGTCCAGGAGGGCGCGGGCGGCGGCGTGGGGTTCGCGCACGCCCGTGGCGACCTCCACCTCGTCGAGGTTGCCGACCGCGACGGTGGTGTGGCGCAGGGCCTCCTCGTAGAAGGGGCGGGCGGCCTCGGGGTCCGTCCAGAACATCGGGCGCCAGTCGAGGTCGAAGACCGTCGTGCCGGACTTGGCGCGGTGGGCGAGGGCCGCGAGGGTCGCCGTCCGGCTGGGTTCCTCGCTCAGGCCCGTGCCGGTGATCCAGAAGACGCGGGCGTCGCGGATCGCGTCGAGGTCGAGCTCGTGGGCGTCGATCTCCAGGTCGGGGGCCTTGGGCTGCCGGTAGAAGTACAGCGGGAAGTCGTCGGGCGGGAAGATCTCGCAGAAGGTGACCGGGGTGGGGAGGCCGGGGACGGGGGTGACCCAGCGGTCGTCCACGCCGAAGCCCTTCAGGGCCTCGTGGAGGTAGGTGCCGAAGGGGTCGTCGCCGGTCCGGGTGATCACCGCGGTGTGCCGTCCCAGGCGGGCCGCGGCGACCGCGACGTTGCTCGCCGAACCGCCGAGGAACTTGCCGAAGGACGTGACCTGCGGCAGCGGGACGCCCGTCTGCAGCGGATACAGATCCACTCCGATCCGCCCCATGGTGATCAGGTCGTACGCCATCGGTGTCCCCTCGGTGTCGGCTCTCCCCGGCTTTGTAGCCCCCTTCACGAAGCCCTGTCAATGTTTTGTCCGGACATTCGGACCAGATCATGACAGCGCTTTCGGCGCGACCTGGTCCTCACATCGCAGTCTTCGGTCCCAGACCCCGGTCCGCCTCTCCAGACGGCTGCCGCCTGGCAGGGTGACGGACACCCGTTCCGCCCGCGCCCGGGTCCAGCACGGTCGCGATCACCCTTGACGACGAGGAGATCGGCACGGTCTCGCTACGGGCCGGCCCGCACCACCATGGCCGACCCCGCCCTCGTCGAACTGGCCGTCAGCTGCGACAGCGACGAGGCGGCCCGGGCCCGGGCGTTACGGCTGCTGGGATTCGCCCCCGAGCTGCCGGTCCGGGTCGTCGCCGTGCGGTCGGAACTGCCGCTCGACCGGATCGGTGCCCGGCTCTGCCCGGCCCGCCCGGTGAAGGCGGCACCGGTCGCCGGCGTGGGCGTCATCCTGGCCACGACCATGGACCGGGCCGCGTTCCCGGACGGCGTCCGGGCGGGCATCGGCGCCGCCGAGAGCCCCGGCCTGTCCTGGCAGCAGGCCCGCACGGCCCTCCGCTTCAGCACCGCGCGCCGGCCGGTGGTGCCGTACACCGAGCTGGGGGCGCTGGCCCTGCTCGCCGAGGTACCCGCGGACGCCGTACGGGGCAACGCCGAGGTGGCCGCGATCGCCCGGCTCGCCGACGCCCCGGAGGACCTCCGGACACTGGAGGCCTATTGCGCCACGGGTTCCCTGCGCCGGGCCGCCGAGCTGCTGCACCTGCGTCACAGCAGCGTGGCGCGGCGCCTGGAACTGATCGGCAAGGCGTTCGGCTTCGAGATCACGGAGCCTGCGGGTCTGTCGCACGTCAGCCTCGCCCTGACGGCCTCGCGACTGCTGGACGGCTGAACACCTGCCCCGGGCGCCGCGTCAAGGCGCCCCGCCGACGCCCCGGCGCGCGCCTTTGCCCCGGCTGTGTCACAAACGCCCCCTTCGTGTCACGCATGTCGCGTGTACGCGGACCTTCCGTCACACCCGGCGCACAGGCCCTGCCCTGGGTCACGGGACGTCGTTGACCGGACACAGGCTTGTTGATCGCCAGCGCAGCACCCGGCTCCCCCGGACGGCCGCCCCCGGCCGCCGCCGCGGTGCTCGCGGGGAGGTGCACGTCATGACCGACCGAAGGCTCTGGTCCTACAAGGAGATCGCCGCGCACATCAGGGTGCAGCCGGACACCGTGCGGTCCTACCGCAAGCACGGCCTGCTGCCCCCGCCCGACCACGTCGAGGGCGGCAAACCCTACTGGTACGCCGACACCGTCCGGGCCTGGGTCGCCTCCCGGCCCGGCAACCGCGCCCGAAGAGCCGACTGATCCGCTCCGCCCCGATCCCGTGCCCCACCACCGCGTGGGGCACGGTCGTCCGCCGGCTCTCCGCTCCGTCCTCGTGCCGCGGCGACGCCTGGCGCAGCCGTCCGCCGGCCGTCAGCTCCAGGGCTCGATGACCGTCGCCCCCGCTCCCGGCGCCGTCCCCATCGCGGCCAGTGCGGACGGGGCCTCGGCCAGGGGGATCGTGGACGTCACGAGCAGGTCGGGGCGCAGCACGCCGCCGCGGACCAGTTCCAGCATCGGCGGGTAGCCGTGCGCGGCCATGCCGTGGCTGCCGAGGAGTTCCAGCTCCAGGGCGATCGCACGGGCCATCGGCACGGGGGTCGTGCCGTCCGGCGAGGGCAGCAGGCCGACCTGGACGTGCCGACCGCGGCGGCGCAGGCCGTTCACGGAGGCGGCGCAGGTGACCGGTGAGCCGAGGGCGTCCAGCGAGAGGTGGGCGCCGCCGCCGGTGAGGTCGCGGACCGCCGCCGCGGTGTCCGGCACGGCTCGCGCGTCCACGCACTGCGCGGCGCCGAACCTCCGCGCCAGGTCCAGGGCCGCGGCCGACACGTCGACGGCCACGACCCGCGCTCCCGACGCCACCGCGATCATCACCGCCGACAGCCCGACCCCGCCGCAGCCGTGCACCGCCACCCACTCCCCCGCCGCGACCCTGCCCTGCCGCACCACCGCCCGGTAGGCCGTGGCGAACCGGCAGCCGAGGGAGGCCGCCGTCGTGAAGGACAGGTCCCCGGGGAGCGCCACGAGGTTCACGTCGGCGTGGTCCAGCGCCACGTACTGGGCGAAGGAGCCCCAGTGCGTGAAGCCGGGCTGGGTCTGGCGCTCGCACACCTGGTGGTCGCCGGCCGCGCAGGACGGGCAGGTGCCGCAGGCGCAGACGAACGGCACGGTGACCCGGTCGCCAGGCCGCCACCGGCCCACCCGGGCGCCCACCGCCTCGACGGTCCCGGCGAGTTCGTGGCCGGGCACGTGCGGCAGGGTGATGTCGGGGTCGTGACCCTGCCAGCCGTGCCAGTCGCTGCGGCACAGCCCCGTGGCCTCGACGCGCACGACGACCCCGTGCTCCGCCGGCTGCGGATCGGCGACCTCCCGCACCTCGGCCGTCTCCCCGTACCGCTCGAACACGACGGCCCGCATGGACCCACCCGCCTTCCGTTCGTGACCGGCCAGGCAAGGAACGCTATCCGCTCGCCGGGCGCCCGGCGTGAACTCATACCCCCTAGGGGTACAGTGGGGTGTAAGGATCCCTCAGCGGACCCCCCAGCCCCACACGCCTCGACGAGGAGTAACGACATGACCGCCCAGACCGACACCACGGGCTCCGTCACCACCGTCTACAAGGTGAGCGGCATGAGCTGCGGCCACTGCGAGGGCGCCGTCTCCGGCGAGATCTCCCAGATCTCCGGCGTCAGTTCGGTGACGGCCGTGGCCAAGACCGGCGAGGTCACCGTCGTCTCGGCGGCCCCGCTCGACGACGAGGCCGTGCGCGCCGCCGTCGACGAGGCCGGCTTCGAACTGGCCGGCCGGGCCTGAGACCCCGGTCCGGGCAAGCAGCCAGGTCTGAGACCCGTCGGCCCTGGCACTCGTACCGACGTACGGGCCGTACGCCGCCGCCCCGGCCCGTACGGCCCGTTCCGCTTCCCGGGCGCACCGCACCACCTGGAGTACGGACATGACCAGCACCACCGCCAAGGCACCGACGGACGGCGAGCCCGCCCTC
This genomic stretch from Streptomyces sp. Go-475 harbors:
- the mmsA gene encoding CoA-acylating methylmalonate-semialdehyde dehydrogenase, whose amino-acid sequence is MTKIVNHWIGGKTVEGASGTHGPVTNPATGEVTTKVAFASVDEVDAAVAAAKEAFATWGQSSLAQRTSILFKFRALLDAHRDEIAELITAEHGKVHSDALGEVARGLEIVDLACGINVQLKGELSTQVASRVDVSSIRQPLGVVAGITPFNFPAMVPMWMFPIAIACGNTFVLKPSEKDPSASVKLAELLAEAGLPDGVFNVVHGDKVAVDRLLEHPDVKAVSFVGSTPIARYIHTTASANGKRVQALGGAKNHMLVLPDADLDAAADAAVSAAYGSAGERCMAISAVVAVGAIGDELVERIRERAEKIKIGPGDDPTSEMGPLITKVHRDKVASYVEGAAAEGCEVVLDGTGYTVDGFEDGHWIGISLLDKVPTSAKAYQDEIFGPVLCVLRTETYEEALDLINNSPFGNGTAIFTRDGGAARRFQLEVEAGMVGVNVPIPVPVGYHSFGGWKDSLFGDHHIYGNDGTHFYTRGKVVTTRWPDPADAPAGVDLGFPRNH
- the iolD gene encoding 3D-(3,5/4)-trihydroxycyclohexane-1,2-dione acylhydrolase (decyclizing), whose amino-acid sequence is MTTRLTVAQALVRFLAAQYTERDGVRQRLIGATWGIFGHGNVAGLGQALLEHAEEMPYHQGRNEQAMVHAAVGYARQSNRLSTHAVTTSIGPGATNLVTGAALATINHLPVLLLPGDIFATRPADPVLQQLEVPYAGDVSVNDCLRPVSRYFDRITRPEALIPSALNAMRVLTDPVETGAVTLALPQDVQAEAYDWPEEFFAERVWTVRRPGADPAELAEAVRTIRAAERPLVVAGGGVHHSRAEEALAEFAETTGIPVASTQAGKGSLRHDHPQDVGGIGHTGTATADELARTADLVIGVGTRYTDFTTASGTLFANPGVRFLNLNIAPFDGHKLAGQALIADARSGLQELTDALRLHAHRVAGTYATEYTEDKERWEQRVDACYEVDEPDIRPTQPQVLGALDELVDESDILINAAGSLPGDLHKLWRTRSRDQYHLEYGYSCMGYEIPAAIGVKLAAPDRPVWALVGDGTYLMMPTEIVTAVQEGVAIKVLIIQNHGYASIGGLSESVGGERFGTAYRYPSEDGTFTGPPLPVDLAANAASLGMRVLRAKTVRDLREALAEARAADTPTCVYVETQTADTVSGAPPAQAWWDVPVAETATRPSAVKARELYERHVSTRRRHL
- the iolB gene encoding 5-deoxy-glucuronate isomerase, translating into MTSELYVPKGTTSDVNYVLDIDPKRAGWTHSSLRIVELTPRGTHTFTTGDSEWIVLPLSGACTVRVEDEEFTLSGRENVFASVTDFAYAPRDARVQIASGAGGRFALAGAKCERQLPARYGPAPEVPVEERGSGTCLRRVRNFASADAFDCDKLIAVEVITPGGNWSSYPPHKHDEHRPGEESELEEIYYFEIDGPNGFGYQRVFPSREGGSDVLTEVRSGDAVLVPDGWHGPSIAQPGHDMYYLNVMAGPGETREWRICFHPDHTEGYR
- a CDS encoding deoxyribose-phosphate aldolase codes for the protein MSVDVCELVRLRSHRPEAIAEAAARRTRRPLLNDTGRLMIVAADHPARGALGVGGRSMAMANRADLLERLCLALSRPGVDGVLATADILDDLLLLGALDGKVVMGSMNRGGLQGARFELDDRFTGHRPEDIERLGFDAGKLLLRIDYDDPGSLTTLESTARAVDAMAARKLPVFVEPFISRRDETGRLRNDLSAEAVTRSIAIASGLGGSSAYTWLKVPVTDNPDDMAEVMAASTLPAVLLGGEVGGSAEEQAGAYEKWRGALQLPTVRGLVVGRSLLYPADGDVAAAVDTAVGLL
- the iolC gene encoding 5-dehydro-2-deoxygluconokinase translates to MAYDLITMGRIGVDLYPLQTGVPLPQVTSFGKFLGGSASNVAVAAARLGRHTAVITRTGDDPFGTYLHEALKGFGVDDRWVTPVPGLPTPVTFCEIFPPDDFPLYFYRQPKAPDLEIDAHELDLDAIRDARVFWITGTGLSEEPSRTATLAALAHRAKSGTTVFDLDWRPMFWTDPEAARPFYEEALRHTTVAVGNLDEVEVATGVREPHAAARALLDAGVELAVVKQGPKGVLAVNSRGESAEVPPLPVNVLNGLGAGDAFGGCLVHGLLAGWDLEKTMRHANAAGAIVASRLECSSAMPTPDEIEAAVTAGVVQ
- a CDS encoding helix-turn-helix domain-containing protein, giving the protein MADPALVELAVSCDSDEAARARALRLLGFAPELPVRVVAVRSELPLDRIGARLCPARPVKAAPVAGVGVILATTMDRAAFPDGVRAGIGAAESPGLSWQQARTALRFSTARRPVVPYTELGALALLAEVPADAVRGNAEVAAIARLADAPEDLRTLEAYCATGSLRRAAELLHLRHSSVARRLELIGKAFGFEITEPAGLSHVSLALTASRLLDG
- a CDS encoding MerR family transcriptional regulator, which translates into the protein MTDRRLWSYKEIAAHIRVQPDTVRSYRKHGLLPPPDHVEGGKPYWYADTVRAWVASRPGNRARRAD
- a CDS encoding zinc-dependent alcohol dehydrogenase family protein; protein product: MRAVVFERYGETAEVREVADPQPAEHGVVVRVEATGLCRSDWHGWQGHDPDITLPHVPGHELAGTVEAVGARVGRWRPGDRVTVPFVCACGTCPSCAAGDHQVCERQTQPGFTHWGSFAQYVALDHADVNLVALPGDLSFTTAASLGCRFATAYRAVVRQGRVAAGEWVAVHGCGGVGLSAVMIAVASGARVVAVDVSAAALDLARRFGAAQCVDARAVPDTAAAVRDLTGGGAHLSLDALGSPVTCAASVNGLRRRGRHVQVGLLPSPDGTTPVPMARAIALELELLGSHGMAAHGYPPMLELVRGGVLRPDLLVTSTIPLAEAPSALAAMGTAPGAGATVIEPWS
- a CDS encoding heavy-metal-associated domain-containing protein, coding for MTAQTDTTGSVTTVYKVSGMSCGHCEGAVSGEISQISGVSSVTAVAKTGEVTVVSAAPLDDEAVRAAVDEAGFELAGRA